From Thalassotalea euphylliae, the proteins below share one genomic window:
- a CDS encoding dihydrolipoyl dehydrogenase: MNDEMKRVDIAIIGTGTAGMGAYREALKFTDNIALIEGGEYGTTCARVGCMPSKLLIAPAEARHHTKVFQQFGLDVGVPKVMGSVVMERVKSERDRFVNFVKADINEFASEHRIKAYASFVDDHTLALSNGQFLKADRIVIATGSKAHIPELLKEAQDLLITNDDVFDWDDLPKSVAVFGAGIIGLELGQALHRLGVNVQLFGAGNSVGPLTDPLVKDYAINTFKAEFPFHSASEVNLIKRIDEGVEVTFASAPEAQEQVQVFDYLLAATGRRANVGNLGLENTTLIRDERGIPLYETLSLQCGNSHIFIAGDVNGDLPLLHEASDEGRLAGENAGRYPEVFKRARKVPLGVVFSDPQIATVGKSYAELLQSGDKFVAGDVSFENQGRARVMLVNKGLMRLYGDIESGCLLGAEMIGPRHEHLAHLLAWVIQMRMTVSEVLQMPFYHPVIEEGLRTGLRVLQKEMGMGPQPPLNCIDCGPGA; this comes from the coding sequence ATGAATGATGAAATGAAACGGGTAGACATCGCAATTATCGGGACTGGTACCGCCGGCATGGGCGCTTACCGTGAAGCGCTCAAGTTTACTGATAATATTGCTTTAATTGAAGGTGGGGAGTATGGCACAACCTGCGCTCGTGTTGGCTGCATGCCTTCAAAGTTGCTTATTGCTCCGGCAGAAGCGCGTCACCATACCAAAGTATTTCAGCAATTTGGCTTAGATGTAGGGGTCCCCAAAGTAATGGGCTCTGTGGTGATGGAGCGGGTAAAGAGTGAACGAGACCGCTTTGTAAACTTCGTCAAGGCCGACATCAATGAATTTGCGTCTGAGCATCGCATTAAAGCATATGCGAGTTTTGTAGATGACCACACCTTGGCGCTATCAAATGGCCAATTTTTAAAGGCCGATAGGATAGTGATAGCAACGGGCTCAAAAGCACATATTCCCGAGCTCTTGAAAGAAGCTCAAGATTTGCTTATCACCAATGATGACGTGTTCGACTGGGATGACCTCCCCAAGTCTGTTGCTGTATTTGGCGCGGGCATTATTGGTTTGGAATTAGGGCAAGCACTTCATCGACTTGGTGTTAACGTTCAATTGTTTGGTGCCGGTAACTCGGTAGGTCCCCTGACAGATCCTTTGGTTAAAGATTATGCTATCAACACTTTCAAAGCAGAGTTTCCATTTCATAGTGCTAGCGAAGTGAATTTGATAAAGCGTATTGACGAAGGAGTTGAAGTTACTTTTGCTTCTGCACCTGAAGCCCAAGAACAAGTGCAAGTGTTTGATTATTTGCTCGCTGCTACGGGTAGGCGAGCTAATGTCGGTAACTTGGGATTAGAAAACACAACCTTGATTCGCGACGAGCGGGGTATTCCTCTGTACGAAACGCTTTCTCTGCAATGTGGTAACAGTCATATATTCATCGCTGGCGATGTTAACGGAGACTTGCCATTACTGCATGAAGCTTCAGATGAAGGTCGATTAGCTGGCGAAAATGCAGGTCGCTACCCTGAGGTGTTTAAACGCGCCAGAAAAGTGCCACTTGGTGTCGTTTTCTCCGATCCACAAATCGCCACAGTCGGTAAGTCTTACGCCGAGCTTTTGCAAAGCGGCGACAAGTTTGTTGCAGGCGATGTCAGTTTTGAAAACCAAGGACGTGCAAGAGTGATGCTGGTAAATAAAGGTTTGATGAGGCTATACGGCGATATAGAGTCTGGTTGTTTGCTTGGTGCCGAGATGATAGGGCCGCGCCATGAACATCTCGCGCATTTGCTTGCATGGGTTATTCAAATGCGTATGACGGTAAGCGAGGTGTTACAAATGCCATTCTATCATCCTGTCATTGAAGAGGGCTTGCGGACTGGTTTAAGGGTGTTACAGAAAGAAATGGGTATGGGGCCACAGCCACCACTTAACTGTATTGATTGCGGACCTGGTGCGTAA
- a CDS encoding HPP family protein: MEKILTAMLGGMAATLGIALLSLGQSMTSDWQLLMAPFGATAVLLFAAPLSPFSKPLNVIGGHVLTATIGLLFAEYIGFGAWAVAVATGLAITMMVLSNTLHPPAGANPILIIQSQQGWWFLMEPVLLGAIGLVVSAKVFEKVKVYFYQQKNLNTSGRHKAS, encoded by the coding sequence ATGGAAAAGATACTTACAGCTATGCTCGGTGGTATGGCAGCGACACTGGGGATTGCACTATTATCGCTTGGTCAATCAATGACTAGTGATTGGCAACTATTAATGGCGCCGTTTGGGGCTACAGCTGTATTGTTGTTTGCTGCACCTTTGAGTCCTTTTTCAAAGCCTCTAAATGTTATTGGTGGGCACGTGTTAACTGCGACTATTGGTTTATTGTTCGCAGAATACATTGGTTTTGGTGCTTGGGCTGTTGCCGTTGCGACTGGGTTGGCCATTACTATGATGGTGCTCAGTAACACTCTACACCCGCCAGCAGGCGCCAATCCCATTTTAATTATTCAGAGCCAACAGGGCTGGTGGTTCTTGATGGAGCCCGTCTTATTAGGGGCTATCGGACTTGTGGTCAGTGCCAAGGTTTTCGAAAAAGTGAAAGTTTATTTCTATCAGCAGAAGAACCTAAATACATCGGGTAGACATAAGGCTAGTTAG
- a CDS encoding TetR/AcrR family transcriptional regulator: protein MNEKRQHLLETALQLFYHYGVQAVGINEILKTSGIAKKTLYHHFPSKDELVIAALSMRDERYCAWFEGLLVGSASNDELAERIFNGLSQWFNDEVGSLDKFRGCFFINTSAEYSDASCPISIRCKEHKQRIKAIIARHLVEPDETYLEFLCTLKEGAIVLAYVCQDKQAAEKAYATVRKFISK, encoded by the coding sequence ATGAACGAAAAAAGACAGCACTTATTAGAAACAGCATTGCAGCTTTTTTATCATTATGGTGTGCAAGCTGTTGGAATTAATGAAATTCTCAAAACATCAGGAATTGCGAAAAAGACGCTTTACCACCATTTTCCAAGTAAAGATGAGTTAGTGATTGCGGCATTGAGTATGAGAGATGAAAGGTATTGTGCTTGGTTTGAAGGTTTATTAGTTGGCTCTGCATCCAACGACGAATTAGCGGAACGAATATTTAACGGCCTGTCTCAATGGTTTAATGATGAAGTGGGTAGCCTAGATAAATTTAGAGGGTGTTTTTTTATTAACACATCAGCTGAGTATAGTGACGCCAGCTGCCCAATATCCATTCGCTGTAAAGAGCATAAACAAAGGATCAAAGCGATTATTGCTAGACATTTAGTTGAACCTGACGAAACGTATTTAGAATTCCTATGCACGTTAAAAGAAGGAGCAATCGTCTTAGCTTACGTATGTCAAGACAAGCAAGCCGCGGAAAAAGCGTATGCAACGGTAAGAAAATTTATTAGTAAATAA
- a CDS encoding DNA-3-methyladenine glycosylase I, protein MTKCRCPWLDDSKPDYVKYHDEEWGVPVHDDKTLFEFLILESAQAGLSWYTILKRRAGYRNAFAHFDVTAVSQFTQADVERLMLDASIIRNRKKIEAAINNAQRFIEIQKEFGSFARYQWAFVNHKTIVNAFSALSDYPATTEISDKMSKDMKKRGFKFVGSTIIYAHMQACGMVNDHSVDCYLRKQIIDLFQQEIA, encoded by the coding sequence ATGACTAAGTGTCGCTGTCCATGGCTAGATGACTCTAAGCCTGACTATGTAAAATACCATGATGAAGAATGGGGCGTCCCCGTTCATGATGATAAAACCTTGTTTGAATTTTTAATATTGGAATCGGCTCAGGCAGGCTTGAGCTGGTACACCATATTAAAACGCCGCGCGGGTTATCGAAATGCCTTCGCTCACTTTGATGTAACGGCGGTGAGTCAGTTTACCCAAGCTGATGTTGAACGGTTAATGCTAGACGCCAGTATTATTCGCAATCGCAAAAAGATTGAAGCGGCAATTAATAACGCGCAACGTTTTATTGAAATACAAAAAGAATTTGGCTCCTTTGCACGTTATCAATGGGCATTTGTTAATCACAAAACGATAGTTAATGCATTTTCAGCGCTGAGTGATTACCCTGCGACGACCGAAATATCAGACAAGATGAGTAAAGATATGAAGAAGCGCGGTTTTAAATTTGTTGGCTCAACAATTATTTACGCTCATATGCAAGCCTGTGGCATGGTAAACGATCATTCGGTAGACTGTTACCTAAGGAAACAAATAATTGATCTCTTTCAACAAGAAATAGCGTAG
- a CDS encoding Bax inhibitor-1/YccA family protein has translation MQTNMNLGTASQSSAIEINKVLRNTYMLLGMTLAFSAVTAGVSMAMNLSHMAALVMTFVAFGLLFVVNKQADKASGIFWIFAFTGLMGASLGPLLNMYAAMPGGPSLIMQALGGTALIFFALSGYALTSKKDFSFMGGFLMVGLIVVIIAGIANIFFAIPAVSLALNAAIVMIMSGLILFDTSRIIHGGERNYIRATVSLYLNIYNLFVSLLQLLGAFNSDD, from the coding sequence ATGCAAACAAATATGAATCTAGGTACTGCAAGTCAAAGTAGTGCGATTGAAATTAACAAGGTATTACGCAATACCTACATGCTATTAGGCATGACCTTAGCGTTCAGTGCGGTAACGGCTGGTGTTTCAATGGCCATGAATTTATCGCATATGGCTGCATTAGTCATGACGTTTGTTGCATTTGGTTTACTATTTGTTGTCAACAAGCAAGCGGACAAAGCCAGTGGTATCTTCTGGATTTTTGCATTTACAGGTTTAATGGGCGCTTCACTTGGTCCATTGCTTAACATGTACGCAGCCATGCCAGGTGGTCCTTCATTAATCATGCAAGCATTAGGCGGCACGGCGTTAATATTCTTTGCGCTTTCAGGCTATGCATTAACCAGTAAAAAAGACTTCTCATTTATGGGTGGTTTCTTAATGGTTGGTTTAATTGTTGTAATTATCGCAGGTATCGCGAACATCTTTTTCGCTATTCCAGCGGTATCGCTAGCATTAAACGCAGCAATTGTGATGATTATGTCTGGTTTAATTTTATTCGACACAAGCCGCATTATTCACGGTGGTGAGCGCAACTACATTCGTGCAACAGTGTCTTTATACCTAAACATCTACAACTTATTCGTTAGCTTACTGCAATTATTAGGTGCATTTAACTCTGACGATTAA